In one Brassica oleracea var. oleracea cultivar TO1000 chromosome C9, BOL, whole genome shotgun sequence genomic region, the following are encoded:
- the LOC106318082 gene encoding two pore calcium channel protein 1, translated as MEDPLIGRESRGGGGTDRIVRRSEAITHGTTFQKAAALVDLAEDGIGLPEQILDQSSFGESAKYYFFYTRLDLIWSLNYFALILINFFEQPLWCENKPTPSCKDRDYYYLGELPYLTNAESIIFEVVTLVILLVHTFFPISYEGSRIFWTSRLNLVKVACVVVLIVDVLVDILYLSPVAFDFLPFRIAPYVRVIIFILSIRELRDSLVLLSGMLGTYLNILALWMLFLLFASWIAFVMFEDTQQGLTVFTSYGATLYQMFILFTTSNNPDVWIRAYKSSRWSSLFFVLYVLIGVYFVTNLILAVVYDSFKEQLAKQVSGMDQMKRRMLEKAFALIDKDKTGQIDKEQCIKLFEQLTNYRTLPKISKEEFGLIFDELDDTRDFKINKDEFADLCQAIALRFQKEEVPSLFENFPQIYHSALSQQLRAFVRSPRFGYAISFILVLNFIAVVVETTLDIEESSAQKPWQVAEFVFGWIYVLEMALKIYSYGFENYWRDGQNRFDFIVTWVIVIGETATFITPDENTFFSNGEWIRYLLLARMLRLIRLLMHVQRYRAFIATFITLIPSLMPYLGTIFCVLCIYCSIGVQVFGGLVNAGNKQLFKTEMAEEDYLLFNFNDYPNGMVTLFNLLVMGNWQVWMESYKDLTGTWWSITYFVSFYIITVLLLLNLIVAFVLEAFFTELDLEEEEKCEGQDSQERRNRRRSAGSKSRSQRVDTLLHHMLGDELSKPECSTTATDT; from the exons ATGGAAGATCCTTTGATTGGTAGAGAGAGTCGTGGTGGTGGTGGCACGGATCGGATCGTTCGTAGATCAGAAGCCATCACACATGGTACCACGTTTCAGAAAGCTGCTGCTCTCGTTGATCTG GCTGAAGATGGTATTGGTCTACCAGAGCAAATACTTGACCAGTCCAGCTTCGGAGAGTCTGCAAAGTACTACTTCTTCTACACACGATTAGATCTCATCTGGTCACTCAACTACTTCGCTCTCATTTTGATTAACTTCTTTGAG CAACCCTTGTGGTGTGAAAATAAGCCTACGCCGTCTTGCAAAGACAGAGATTACTATTACCTAGGGGAGTTACCTTACTTGACCAATGCAGAATCCATTATCTTTGAG GTAGTTACACTGGTTATACTACTTGTACATACTTTCTTCCCAATCTCCTATGAAGGGTCCAGGATCTTTTGGACAAGTCGCCTTAACCTAGTGAAG GTTGCTTGCGTTGTAGTTTTGATAGTTGATGTGCTGGTTGACATTCTGTACTTGTCTCCAGTGGCTTTCGATTTTCTCCCTTTTAGAATCGCCCCTTATGTGAGAGTCATCATATTCATCCTCAGCATAAG GGAACTTCGAGACAGCCTCGTCCTTTTGTCTGGAATGCTTGGCACATATTTGAATATCTTG GCTCTATGGATGTTGTTCCTTCTCTTTGCCAGTTGGATTGCCTTTGTTATGTTTGAGGACACACAGCAAGGACTCACGGTCTTCACTTCTTACGGTGCTACTCTTTACCAGATGTTTATTTTGTTCACGACATCCAACAATCCTGATGTCTGGATTCGTGCTTACAA GTCTTCTCGCTGGTCTTCGTTGTTCTTCGTGCTCTACGTGCTGATTGGCGTCTACTTCGTCACGAACTTGATTCTTGCCGTTGTTTACGACAGTTTCAAAGAACAG CTCGCAAAGCAAGTATCTGGAATGGATCAAATGAAGAGAAGAATGCTGGAGAAAGCGTTTGCTCTTATAGACAAAGAC AAAACTGGGCAGATTGATAAGGAGCAATGCATTAAGCTCTTTGAACAGCTGACTAATTACAG GACGTTGCCAAAGATATCAAAAGAAGAATTCGGATTGATATTTGATGAGCTTGATGATACTCGTGACTTTAAG ATCAACAAGGATGAGTTTGCTGACCTCTGCCAAGCCATTGCTCTAAGATTCCAAAAGGAGGAAGTT CCATCTCTCTTTGAAAACTTCCCGCAAATCTACCATTCTGCCTTATCACAACAACTGAGAGCCTTTGTTCGAAGCCCAAGATTCGGATACGCTATTTCTTTCATCCTCGTTCTCAACTTCATTGCTGTCGTTGTTGAAACCACG CTTGATATTGAAGAAAGCTCAGCTCAGAAGCCCTGGCAGGTTGCAGAGTTTGTCTTTG GTTGGATATATGTGTTGGAGATGGCTCTGAAGATCTATTCATATGGATTCGAGAATTACTGGAGGGATGGTCAAAACCGGTTTGATTTTATAGTCACATGGGTCATAG TTATTGGTGAAACAGCTACCTTCATAACTCCAGACGAGAACACTTTCTTCTCAAACGGAGAATG GATCCGATACCTTCTCCTTGCAAGAATGTTGAGACTGATAAGGCTTCTTATGCACGTCCAGAGATACCGAGCGTTTATTGCGACATTCATCACTCTTATTCCGAGTTTGATGCCTTATTTGGGTACCATCTTCTGCGTGCTGTGTATCTACTGCTCTATTGGTGTACAG GTCTTTGGTGGGCTTGTGAATGCTGGGAACAAACAACTCTTCAAAACTGAGATGGCTGAGGAAGA CTATCTACTGTTCAACTTCAATGACTATCCCAATGGAATGGTCACACTCTTCAATCTGCTAGTGATGGGTAACTGGCAAGTCTGGATGGAG AGCTATAAAGATTTGACCGGGACGTGGTGGAGCATTACGTATTTCGTCAGTTTCTACATTATCACTGTTTTGCTTCTGTTGAATTTG ATTGTTGCCTTTGTCTTGGAGGCCTTCTTTACTGAGCTGGATCTTGAGGAAGAGGAGAAATGTGAAGGACAG GATTCTCAAGAAAGAAGAAACAGGCGTCGATCTGCAGG GTCGAAGTCTAGGAGTCAAAGAGTTGACACACTTCTTCATCACATGTTGGGTGATGAACTCAGCAAACCAGAGTGTTCTACTACTGCTACTGATACATAA
- the LOC106318083 gene encoding putative hydrolase C777.06c → MEKNGIDEDRTALILLGTGCSGAVPEFGCLLQPSDPPCHVCSQSLSLLPHLNPNYRCNTSLLIDYCCEEENGRHYYIIIDVGKSFREQVLRWFTFYKIPRIDSIILTHEHADAIHGLDDIRSFQPRGSAIDTNPLPVFLSQFTMESISTRFSYLVEKKAKQVPRRVSQLDWRIIEENCDKPFIASGLSFTPLPVMHGEDYVALGFLFGHKSKVAYISDVSRIPPSTEYAISKAGAGQLDLLILDTNIPFKRGLQPTHICFPEALEIIKRLCPKRALLTGMTHDFDHHEYNKMLAEWSLREGIHVQLAHDGLRLPINL, encoded by the exons ATGGAGAAGAACGGTATCGATGAAGATCGAACGGCCCTGATCTTACTCGGAACAGGCTGCTCCGGCGCAGTTCCCGAGTTCGGATGCTTACTCCAGCCGTCAGATCCTCCGTGCCATGTCTGCTCTCAGTCCCTCTCTTTACTACCTCACCTTAACCCTAATTACAG ATGCAATACATCGCTTCTGATTGATTATTGCTGTGAGGAAGAAAATGGTAGACATTATTACATAATCATTGATGTTGGCAAGAGTTTCAGAGAACAAGTCCTTCGTTGGTTTACCTTCTACAAGATTCCACGAATTGATTCT ATCATTCTAACTCATGAGCATGCAGACGCAATTCATGGCCTAGATGATATTCGATCTTTTCAACCGCGTGGTTCAGCCATTGACACCAATCCACTTCCTGTCTTTCTATCTCAGTTCACCATGGAAAG CATTTCTACGAGGTTTTCTTATTTGGTCGAAAAGAAGGCTAAACAAGTACCTAGACGGGTCTCACAGCTTGACTGGAGAATCATAGAAGAGAACTGTGACAAACCATTCATTGCCTCTGGCTTATCTTTCACTCCTCTTCCA GTTATGCATGGAGAGGATTACGTTGCTTTAGGTTTCCTCTTTGGCCATAAAAGTAAAGTGGCTTATATATCAGATGTTTCACGCATCCCACCTAGTACTGAGTATG CCATTTCTAAAGCTGGGGCTGGACAGTTAGATCTTCTTATCCTTGATACAAATATTCCATTTAAG AGAGGACTACAACCTACACACATTTGTTTTCCTGAG GCTCTTGAGATTATAAAGAGGCTATGTCCAAAGAGAGCGCTTTTAACTGGTATGACACACGATTTTGATCACCATGAATACAATAAGATGCTTGCAGAATGGTCTCTAAG GGAAGGAATCCATGTACAGCTTGCTCATGATGGATTAAGGCTTCCAATAAACTTATGA